A single Flavobacterium sp. 1 DNA region contains:
- a CDS encoding type IX secretion system membrane protein PorP/SprF translates to MIKKTLCIIFILVAGAGYSQQDSQFTQYMYNTVNINPAYAGSRQSMSVFALHRTQWVGLEGAPVTNTFSINTPNGPLNDCNVCPHETTALSAMGFGLSVINDKIGPSDESNIAVDLSYTINTSEIYKLSFGLKASGNLLNIDFDKLNKYDKNDYSFDANIDNKFSPNIGVGFYLHSEDTYLGLSVPNLLETKHFDRYAGTIGNSHVAKENINLYLIAGHVFDLSTDVKFKPSVLAKYVQGAPLQVDLSGNFLINEKFVAGVAYRWSAATSAMVGFQASPSWFIGYSYDLDATRLSNYNSGSHEIFLRYELFDEYGRTMSLRFF, encoded by the coding sequence ATGATAAAAAAGACATTATGCATAATTTTTATACTAGTGGCGGGTGCTGGTTATTCTCAGCAGGACTCTCAGTTTACTCAATACATGTATAACACAGTCAATATAAACCCTGCATATGCAGGGTCAAGACAATCAATGAGTGTTTTTGCTTTGCATAGAACGCAATGGGTAGGATTAGAAGGAGCGCCTGTTACCAATACTTTTTCTATCAATACACCAAATGGTCCATTAAATGATTGTAATGTTTGTCCACATGAGACAACAGCTTTATCAGCAATGGGATTTGGCTTGTCTGTTATCAATGATAAAATAGGACCATCAGATGAAAGTAATATAGCTGTTGATCTCTCGTACACGATTAATACTTCGGAAATATATAAATTATCTTTTGGATTAAAAGCTTCAGGGAACTTACTCAATATTGATTTTGATAAATTAAATAAGTATGACAAAAATGATTATAGTTTCGATGCCAATATAGATAATAAGTTTTCTCCAAACATAGGAGTAGGATTCTATTTGCATTCTGAGGACACATACCTAGGTTTGTCCGTTCCAAACTTGTTAGAGACAAAACATTTCGATAGGTATGCAGGTACTATTGGCAATAGTCATGTGGCAAAAGAGAATATCAATTTGTATCTAATAGCGGGTCATGTATTTGATTTGAGTACGGACGTAAAGTTTAAGCCGTCCGTACTTGCAAAATATGTTCAAGGTGCACCATTGCAAGTTGATTTATCAGGAAACTTTCTTATAAATGAAAAATTTGTAGCTGGTGTGGCTTACAGATGGAGTGCGGCCACTAGTGCTATGGTAGGTTTTCAAGCAAGTCCTTCTTGGTTTATAGGTTATAGTTATGACTTAGATGCAACAAGATTATCGAACTACAATTCTGGTTCTCATGAGATTTTTTTGAGATACGAATTGTTTGATGAATACGGAAGAACAATGTCTCTAAGATTTTTTTAA
- a CDS encoding CFI-box-CTERM domain-containing protein, with product MLEQKNENLQILADSAFESENYELAYDYYNCLLEQNIENHNNWLRKGYCALYLSKFDRMLDKEVMMSIKAVLKLSTYKEDELTNIANEISTIIFDKIVEGAKFIQNEIEREFNALQIAVGTLHFHNFKKNSIEIKVWSCYSEKLFQYFKVMDFVVRMKPTAITCEKGYRSVNYTNTVSKYTGEHFYKLDGNYSESILLRELFQFSKSELDKILPNNEVTNPKSTSGCFIATATMGNYNHPIVLELRYFRDSWLLKRLWGQKFTEWYYRNSPKAANKIKESTMLKSITFAVIVVPLYCFSKVIRVC from the coding sequence ATGTTAGAACAAAAAAATGAAAACCTCCAAATTTTGGCAGATTCTGCATTTGAATCAGAGAATTACGAATTAGCATATGATTATTATAATTGTCTGTTAGAACAGAATATAGAAAATCATAATAATTGGTTAAGAAAAGGTTATTGTGCCTTATATTTATCAAAATTTGATAGGATGTTAGACAAAGAAGTTATGATGTCAATAAAGGCAGTATTAAAACTTTCAACATATAAAGAAGACGAATTAACTAATATTGCAAATGAAATCTCAACAATCATTTTTGATAAAATAGTGGAAGGCGCAAAGTTCATTCAAAATGAAATTGAGCGTGAATTCAATGCTTTACAAATAGCTGTTGGTACACTTCATTTTCATAATTTTAAAAAAAACAGTATCGAAATAAAAGTATGGAGTTGCTATTCAGAAAAATTATTTCAATACTTTAAGGTTATGGATTTTGTTGTAAGAATGAAACCAACTGCAATAACTTGTGAAAAAGGTTATAGAAGTGTTAATTATACAAATACTGTTTCTAAATATACAGGCGAACACTTTTATAAATTAGACGGTAATTATTCTGAGAGTATATTATTGAGAGAATTATTCCAATTTTCGAAATCTGAATTAGATAAAATTTTACCTAATAATGAAGTAACCAATCCAAAATCAACTTCTGGTTGTTTTATAGCTACTGCAACAATGGGGAATTACAACCATCCGATTGTACTTGAACTTCGCTATTTTAGAGACAGTTGGCTATTAAAAAGACTTTGGGGACAAAAGTTTACTGAATGGTATTACAGAAACAGCCCTAAAGCAGCTAACAAAATAAAAGAGTCAACTATGCTAAAAAGTATAACTTTTGCCGTAATTGTAGTACCATTATATTGTTTTTCAAAAGTTATTAGAGTCTGTTAA
- a CDS encoding response regulator — MNYEVLIIDDLPIIVDGYINLLSKTDFQENKLNFIKSHNCEDAYNKIFLNLKRQVNINLALLDISLPSYKEFNINDGVDLALLIREKFTDCKIIIITMYSEPLTVDRIIKKIKPEGFFSKNDITSESFPFICKKIIDGNIYQSTTIIESQRELFKKNINWDIYDNEILILISQGVKTTNLPNYIPLSMSAIEKRKANIKDQLLEGKGSDKDLVSKAKKIGLL, encoded by the coding sequence ATGAATTATGAAGTTCTGATTATAGACGATCTTCCAATAATTGTAGACGGCTATATTAATCTATTATCAAAAACTGATTTTCAAGAAAACAAACTGAATTTTATTAAAAGCCATAATTGTGAAGATGCCTACAACAAAATATTTTTAAATCTAAAGCGGCAAGTAAACATTAATTTAGCTTTATTAGATATTAGTCTTCCTTCCTATAAAGAGTTTAATATTAATGATGGTGTAGATTTGGCTTTACTCATTAGAGAAAAGTTTACAGATTGTAAAATAATAATTATTACAATGTATAGTGAACCCTTAACCGTAGATAGAATCATAAAAAAAATTAAACCTGAAGGATTCTTTTCTAAAAATGATATAACCTCTGAATCATTCCCATTTATTTGCAAAAAAATTATCGATGGAAATATATACCAAAGTACAACAATTATAGAATCCCAAAGAGAATTATTTAAAAAAAATATAAATTGGGATATTTATGATAATGAGATATTAATCTTAATTTCTCAGGGAGTTAAAACTACTAATCTCCCAAACTACATTCCTCTTTCTATGAGTGCTATAGAAAAAAGGAAAGCTAACATAAAAGATCAACTTTTAGAAGGTAAAGGCAGTGATAAGGATCTGGTTAGTAAAGCTAAAAAAATAGGATTGCTGTAA